The nucleotide window GCTCTTATTAGTTCAATTTCTTTCGTCTTTTTTAAAGAAAGCGgacattaccgtgcagtatgcctggcagATGTGGCACTGTGAAATTGTAGGGATGTAATGACAGAACCCAGCGGGTAACCCTAtaattcttttatttgtttttatgcaTCCACTGTAAGGGTGCATGGTCTGGGATGGgggtaaaagacctgcctaaaaggtaatatttGAAAGTGTCCGTTGCCCACTTTACGGTCAAACATTATTTTTCTAccgtggcatatctttgttcgtggggacacaatttgcgacttaaatacaAGACCGCGTGTTCCTCATCTCCTACAAACTGAGACAAGACTGCTCTGAAACCTACTTCGGAGGCATCTGTTTGCAGAAAAATGATTTTtgaaaatccggggctaccaagactgggtgacaaCAGAGCGCTGTGCGCAGGTCTAAAAACGCGGTCTCCGCACCACTGCTCCATTTTACCACACCGGGTGCCCTTGTTTTTACTAAGTCTGCgagctgtgcagcccgggttgcaaaatggggtataaatcacCTGTAGTAACCCACAATGCCTAGAAATATCCTAACCTGTTTTTTCCTAAGGGTACGGGACCAATTCTCAATGGCTTCTACTTTATTGAGCTGGAGTTTTacagtcccccttcccacaacatagcccagatattttgcttctgtccagccgactgaacatttagctgggttggctgtaagacccgcctcctgaaaggttctcaacactgaCTCAACCTTTTGTAGaagtgagtcccaatctggactatgaattacctcATCAAAGTACGCTGAGGCATAATTCGAGTGCGGCTGTATTCGAGTGCGGCTGTAACAATTTAATTATCAACATGTGGAAGGATGCAGGCGCCCCATGAAGGCCAAAGGATAAAATGGTATACTGGAAGaggccatcaggtgtggagaaggctgttttctcttttgctgacttAGTTAACGGGATTttccaataaccctttgtaagatctaaagtggttagaaaatggGCCCTCGacaacctctcaattaactcgtctacctgGGGCATAGGATAGGtgtcaaacttcgagacttcattaacttttctaaagtcattacaaaACCATATTGACCCATAAGGTCCCAAGACGAACAAACATTGAGTTGCGCTGATTGAGAGCtgccttttatatttctgttacagATTCCTTGTGTGTGGCCCCATTACTTACTTAGGGGCAGGCACCTTTGGGAGATATTTTCCCCTTATTAGTATTTTCTTTGCTTTACTTTCTGACCTgagtaaccacatacacacctGCGTAATCAAAAGCCTTTTATTCCCAAATTGTACATGTATTATTTCAGTATTAGATATATAAAAGGGAGACATTCTGCTCAACTAGAAACCTCAGTAATTCTTCAATCCTTATGTAACACTAGCACAGTATATAGCACCTACAGATCCCTCACATACCTTTCTCACCTTGACGTGAATCCAGAACTCatctataatctcagcctaatgtCTGTTCCTATGTGAAAGTGTTTGTGCAGAGTATTTCTAAGTGCTCCTTTGAGCTCCTTATTTCTCAGACTGTAAATTAATGGATTTAATAAAGGGGTAATAACTGTATAAATAACAGACACCAGACTGTCACTAATGCCAGGGTGACTTGGTGCGGGACGTAAATAAGTGAACCAAATAGTCCCATAATATATAAAGACCACAGACAGGTGAGACACGCAGGTGGAGAAagctttgtgtttcccttccttgGTCGGGATCCTCATGATTGTGCgaaatatgtgtatgtatgggatAAAAGTGATTAATAAGGCAGGTAATCCTAAAAATAAAACTGCAAGAATTATGAGCAGGATGTTTATGAAGGTGTCAGTGCACGAGAGCTGTAACAGGAGGGGCAGGTCACAGAAGAAGCCCTGGATGATATTTGGGCCACAAAAAGTCAACCTGTGTGTACAAAATGTATGTATCAATGAGTAGGAGAATCCAAGAGCCCACACCACTGATACCAGTTGGGCACAGACTTCCCAAGACATGATTTGAATGTAATGCAGAGGTTGGCAGATGGCAACATATCGGTCGAAGGACATCCCTGCTAGCAGGAAGACCTCAGAACATGCAAAAGTCATAAAGAAAAACACCTGTGCTCTACAAGCCGGTAGGGAAATTGTCCTAATTTCAGTGAGTAAGTCAGCGAGCatccgagggacagtgacagaggaaGAGCCGGCGTCCAAACACGCCAGGTTAccaaggaagaaatacattgggtTGTGAAGACGGGAGTCATTGTGGATAAGGACAAGCATCAGAAGGTTTCCTGTCAAAGTCATCAGATAGATGAGGGAAAAAATCAGGAATAATATGTACCGAATCTTTGGGAAATCAGAGAATCCAAGAAGGAAGAATTCGTGTAATACTGTTTGGTTTTCCAGGCTTATGTTGATCATTAAGTCGCCTGTATTGGAAAATCAAACAAGACACAATATTAACGGTGCTGAGAAGATacacaataacacaatataacaggtgctgagaggatacagaGTAACACAATATTATAGGTGCTGAGAGGATgaacagtaacacaatattacaggtgctgagaggatgcacagtaacacaatattacaggtgctgagaggatacacagtaacacaatattacaggtgctgagaggatacacagtaacacaatattacaggtgctgggaggatacacagtaacacaatatt belongs to Ascaphus truei isolate aAscTru1 chromosome 11, aAscTru1.hap1, whole genome shotgun sequence and includes:
- the LOC142463003 gene encoding olfactory receptor 5AP2-like, which codes for MINISLENQTVLHEFFLLGFSDFPKIRYILFLIFSLIYLMTLTGNLLMLVLIHNDSRLHNPMYFFLGNLACLDAGSSSVTVPRMLADLLTEIRTISLPACRAQVFFFMTFACSEVFLLAGMSFDRYVAICQPLHYIQIMSWEVCAQLVSVVWALGFSYSLIHTFCTHRLTFCGPNIIQGFFCDLPLLLQLSCTDTFINILLIILAVLFLGLPALLITFIPYIHIFRTIMRIPTKEGKHKAFSTCVSHLSVVFIYYGTIWFTYLRPAPSHPGISDSLVSVIYTVITPLLNPLIYSLRNKELKGALRNTLHKHFHIGTDIRLRL